In one window of Tachypleus tridentatus isolate NWPU-2018 chromosome 2, ASM421037v1, whole genome shotgun sequence DNA:
- the LOC143237796 gene encoding LOW QUALITY PROTEIN: chondroitin sulfate synthase 1-like (The sequence of the model RefSeq protein was modified relative to this genomic sequence to represent the inferred CDS: inserted 4 bases in 3 codons; deleted 3 bases in 2 codons) codes for MPFSPKDEHIHALFKKQGNVMVYKRAPPVDLTTLTEDKRLLFVGVMTAEKFLDSRAVAVYETWGKIIPGKIIFFSSSNSKASSQLPLVTLPGVDDFVPPQKKSFLMLKYMYDHFIDKFEWFMRADDDVYVRTDKLEKFLRSINSSKAQFIGQAGLGNKDEFGQLSLDDGENFCMGGPGMLMSRETLQLLAPHIRYCLKHLYSXHEDVELGRCIRRFVGIPCTWSYEMQNIFYQNFAGEETFMGRLKMKEVHRAITLHPIKQPPYLYRLHRYFLHLQSLELRYRTLLLHRDILNMNMLLEANDSLSLNDTEYRHNMQLGVKPALNRYHPKNREDVLVWDFFSKHMYSANNPNPKRRIEAYTQTAINDTVMEVMEIINKFSKQRGRVIEFQDILYGYQRVNPLYGVDYVLDLMMKYKKYRGRKMTVPVRRHAYLQQTFSQPEIREISSSVHHRRNEEXEDYTESGAKMLRKVTEINFILPLAGRTSTFHRFLSNFEEVCLQNKEGVTLAVVLFSMSDGDSVDAKTALQGLQMRYPKYSLRILESSGSFSRAMALEIGAKLFPSDALLFIDVDMMFDRNVLKRVRLNTVQGKQVYFPIVFSQYSPQFVPKGSKPNFIHDETGYWRQFGYGIVSLYNSDLYAVGGLDTTIHGWGKEDVDLYTKVVHSNISVFRAADPGLIHIXHDIKCDSQLEVTQFQMCIGSKLSSLGSQESLAQKIFNNPEQFLD; via the exons ATGCCCTTCTCCCCGAAGGACGAACATATACATGCTTTATTCAAAAAACAAGGAAACGTTATGGTGTACAAGCGAGCCCCACCTGTAGATCTGACAACTTTGACGGAGGATAAGCGATTACTTTTTGTAGGAGTAATGACAGCTGAAAAGTTTCTTGACTCGAGAGCAGTGGCTGTTTATGAGACCTGGGGCAAAATAATTCcaggaaaaattatatttttttctagcaGTAATTCTAAGGCATCATCGCAGCTTCCACTGGTGACACTACCAGGAGTTGATGACTTCGTACCTCCACAAAAGAAATCTTTTCTGATGCTTAAGTACATGTATGATCATTTTATAGATAAATTTGAGTGGTTCATGAGGGCAGATGATGACGTTTATGTTCGGACAGACAAGTTGGAGAAATTTTTACGATCCATCAACAGTAGTAAAGCTCAGTTCATTGGTCAGGCTGGACTTGGAAATAAAGATGAATTTGGACAGTTAAGTCTTGATGATGGTGAAAACTTCTGTATGGGTGGTCCTGGGATGTTAATGAGTAGGGAGACACTACAGCTTTTGGCACCTCATATACGTTATTGTCTTAAACATTTATATT CACATGAAGATGTTGAACTTGGAAGATGTATACGGAGATTTGTTGGTATACCTTGTACCTGGTCATATGAG ATGCAGAATATTTTCTACCAGAATTTTGCCGGAGAAGAAACTTTCATGGGTCGACTAAAAATGAAAGAAGTCCACAGGGCCATTACACTCCATCCTATCAAGCAGCCTCCATACTTGTATCGACTTCACAGGTACTTTCTTCATTTGCAGTCACTGGAGTTGCGGTATAGGACCTTACTTCTTCACAGAGATATTTTGAACATGAATATGTTATTGGAAGCAAATGATTCCTTATCTCTGAATGACACGGAGTATCGTCATAACATGCAGCTGGGAGTAAAACCCGCTCTAAATAGATATCATCCAAAAAATCGGGAAGATGTATTGGTCTGGGATTTTTTCAGTAAGCACATGTACTCTGCCAATAATCCTAACCCAAAGAGACGGATCGAAGCCTACACACAGACAGCTATAAATGACACTGTAATGGAAGTGATGGAAATAATCAACAAGTTTTCAAAACAGCGTGGAAGAGTCATTGAGTTTCAAGATATTCTTTATGGCTATCAGAGGGTGAACCCACTTTATGGAGTAGACTATGTTCTTGATCTCATGatgaaatacaagaaatacaGAGGAAGAAAGATGACTGTCCCAGTGCGT CGTCATGCAtatttacaacaaacattttctcaaccTGAAATAAGAGAAATCTCTTCATCGGTACATCACAGACGAAATGAGGA TGAAGATTATACAGAATCTGGTGCCAAGATGTTAAGAAAAGTGACAGAAATCAATTTTATCCTTCCATTGGCTGGTAGAACTTCAACATTTCACAGATTTTTATCAAACTTTGAAGAGGTTTGTTTACAGAACAAAGAAGGAGTGACATTGGCAGTTGTGCTGTTTAGTATGAGTGATGGTGACAGTGTTGATGCTAAGACAGCCCTACAAGGATTACAGATGCGATATCCAAAGTATTCACTGAGGATTTTAGAATCCAGTGGTTCGTTCTCACGGGCAATGGCTCTTGAAATTGGTGCTAAGCTGTTTCCTTCAGATGctcttctt tttattgatgttgatatGATGTTTGATAGAAATGTTCTAAAGCGTGTTCGTTTAAACACAGTCCAAGGAAAACAAGTGTACTTTCCTATAGTATTCAGCCAGTATAGTCCACAGTTTGTACCAAAGGGTTCCAAACCAAATTTCATTCATGATGAAACAGGTTACTGGCGACAGTTTGGGTACGGGATAGTAAGCTTGTATAATAGTGATCTTTATGCTGTTGGAGGGCTGGATACAACTATTCATGGCTGGGGCAAAGAAGATGTTGATTTGTACACAAAAGTGGTCCACAGTAACATCTCGGTCTTTCGAGCAGCTGACCCAGGGCTTATCCACA TTCATGACATAAAATGTGATTCTCAACTGGAAGTAACACAATTCCAGATGTGTATTGGTAGTAAGTTATCGAGTTTAGGTTCCCAGGAAAGCTTAGCtcaaaaaatattcaacaatccAGAGCAATTCCTAGACTAA